In Candidatus Saccharimonadia bacterium, a single genomic region encodes these proteins:
- a CDS encoding four helix bundle protein has translation MAESIEQLRIYKTARSAEDSVYELVKTLPADHFYGLGNDLRRSSAAVSHHIMGAHRLFSYRLKLDELAAMRREAEITQKFLDEARQFGATDELITDYTAVIKQSWGLTKWLKARLAEKQEKAEVAAKEELVAAMAS, from the coding sequence ATGGCCGAATCAATCGAACAACTACGTATCTACAAGACCGCCCGAAGCGCCGAAGACAGCGTCTACGAACTGGTCAAGACATTACCCGCCGACCACTTCTACGGACTCGGCAACGACCTGCGTCGCTCCAGCGCCGCCGTCTCACACCACATCATGGGTGCTCATCGCCTCTTCAGCTACCGACTTAAGCTCGACGAGCTAGCAGCCATGCGCCGCGAGGCTGAAATCACCCAGAAATTCCTCGATGAGGCCCGCCAGTTCGGCGCCACCGATGAGCTCATCACCGACTACACAGCCGTCATCAAGCAGTCCTGGGGGCTCACCAAATGGCTCAAAGCCCGCCTGGCCGAAAAGCAGGAAAAAGCCGAAGTCGCCGCCAAAGAAGAGCTAGTTGCAGCTATGGCATCGTAG